A window of Actinopolymorpha sp. NPDC004070 contains these coding sequences:
- a CDS encoding APC family permease has product MPDSARSASVTSDTGAEPELRRAIGPKLLLFFVVGDILGTGIYALTGKVAGEVGGAAWMSFGLSFVVAMFTATSYVELVGKYPKAAGAALYTQRAFGIHFLTFMVAFAVMCSGLTSAGAAARTFGGDYLTEFVDVPTLLVVVAFLVVLALVNFRGVSESVRLNVVLTCVEVSGLLFIIVIGAIAVARGIGDPGRSFEFNADGNPFGLVVSGAALAFFALVGFEDSVNMAEETHHPQRVFPRALFLGISITGVIYMLVAFIATTLVPLDTLSASDGPLLEVVRVGADWLPLAVFSLIALFAVTNSALINMLMASRLVYGMSRERIVPRALGVVHRTRRTPWAAIVFTSVLAIGLAAWGGVSQLGGTTALLLLCVFTLVNAAVLVLRKDPVEHRHYRAPTVFPVLGIVCCAYLATPWSGRDPQEYAIAGVLLAIGLVLWFATWAGRRWGSASARS; this is encoded by the coding sequence GTGCCGGACTCCGCACGTTCTGCCAGCGTCACCTCCGACACGGGCGCCGAGCCCGAACTCCGCCGGGCCATCGGCCCCAAGCTCCTGTTGTTCTTCGTCGTGGGCGACATCCTCGGCACCGGCATCTACGCCCTGACCGGCAAGGTCGCGGGCGAGGTCGGGGGAGCCGCGTGGATGTCCTTCGGCCTGTCGTTCGTGGTGGCGATGTTCACCGCGACGTCCTACGTCGAACTCGTCGGCAAGTACCCCAAGGCGGCCGGAGCCGCGTTGTACACCCAGCGCGCGTTCGGTATTCACTTCCTGACGTTCATGGTGGCGTTCGCGGTGATGTGCTCGGGGCTGACCTCGGCCGGTGCCGCCGCCCGCACGTTCGGCGGCGACTACCTCACCGAGTTCGTCGACGTGCCGACGCTGCTGGTGGTGGTGGCGTTCCTGGTCGTCCTGGCGCTGGTCAACTTCCGGGGCGTTTCGGAGTCGGTACGCCTCAACGTCGTGCTGACCTGTGTCGAGGTGTCCGGCCTGCTGTTCATCATCGTGATCGGTGCCATCGCGGTCGCCCGGGGAATCGGCGACCCGGGCAGGTCGTTCGAGTTCAACGCGGACGGTAACCCGTTCGGTCTGGTGGTGAGCGGCGCGGCGCTGGCGTTCTTCGCCCTGGTGGGGTTCGAGGACTCGGTCAACATGGCGGAGGAGACCCACCATCCACAGCGGGTCTTCCCGCGGGCGCTGTTCCTCGGCATCTCCATCACCGGCGTCATCTACATGCTGGTGGCGTTCATCGCGACCACCCTGGTGCCGTTGGACACCCTGAGTGCGTCCGACGGCCCGTTGCTGGAGGTGGTGCGGGTCGGTGCCGACTGGCTGCCGCTCGCGGTCTTCTCGCTCATCGCGTTGTTCGCGGTGACGAACTCCGCCCTCATCAACATGCTGATGGCGTCCCGTCTGGTCTACGGCATGTCCCGGGAGCGGATCGTTCCCCGGGCACTCGGCGTCGTCCACCGCACCCGGCGCACCCCGTGGGCGGCGATCGTGTTCACCTCGGTGCTCGCTATCGGCCTGGCCGCGTGGGGCGGGGTCAGCCAGCTCGGCGGCACCACCGCGCTGCTCCTGTTGTGTGTCTTCACACTGGTCAACGCCGCGGTGCTGGTCCTGCGCAAGGACCCGGTGGAGCACCGGCACTACCGCGCGCCGACGGTGTTCCCGGTGCTCGGGATCGTGTGCTGCGCGTACCTCGCCACACCGTGGAGCGGCCGCGACCCACAGGAGTACGCCATCGCGGGCGTACTGCTGGCCATCGGACTGGTCCTGTGGTTCGCCACCTGGGCGGGGCGCCGGTGGGGGAGCGCCTCGGCCCGGTCCTGA
- a CDS encoding DNA topoisomerase IV subunit B, whose translation MTRPADLDHSGYTAQHLTVLEGLEAVRKRPGMYIGSTDTRGLMHCLWEPIDNAVDEALAGACTRIDVILHADGSAEVRDDGRGIPVDIEPRTKLSGVEVVFTRLHAGGKFGGISYTASGGLHGVGASVINALSARLDVEVDRSPAKWGMSFRRGVPGTFAGDGPRASFSKGSGLAKLGRVKRGTTGTRVRFWPDRQIFTKDATFVFDELVTRARQTSFLVPGLEVVVRDEREAEVREESFRHDGGIAEYCEFLATDESVTDVLRLQGGGHFTETVPVLDDQGHLAPREVERDLAVDIAVRWGTGYETEIRSFVNVISTPKGGTHVQGFERALGGTFNESLKATRVLRASEPDVTKDDILEGLTAVVTVRLAEPQFEGQTKEVLGTPAAAKIVSQVVRKELKAFLTSSKRGEKQQARAVLEKVASAARARLAARQHRDAQRRKNALESSALPAKLADCRSSSADNTELFIVEGDSALGTAKLARNAEFQALLPIRGKILNVQKASVSDMLKNAECAAIIQVVGAGSGRTFDLEAARYGKIIFMADADSDGAHIRCLLATLFWRYMRPLVEAGRVYTAVPPLHRFELTNPKKGQSKYLYTYSDAEYQRTCVQLEKKGVRWKNPPQRYKGLGEMDADQLAETTMDPRHRTLRRLTMAGAEEADRVFDLLMGNDVAPRREFLVANAYELDDARIDA comes from the coding sequence TTGACTCGGCCCGCGGACCTGGACCACTCCGGCTACACCGCCCAGCACCTCACGGTTCTCGAGGGCCTCGAGGCGGTGCGCAAGCGGCCGGGGATGTACATCGGGTCCACCGACACCCGTGGCCTGATGCACTGTCTGTGGGAGCCCATCGACAACGCCGTCGACGAGGCGCTCGCCGGCGCGTGCACCCGCATCGACGTCATCCTGCACGCCGACGGATCGGCGGAGGTGCGCGACGACGGCCGCGGCATCCCGGTCGACATCGAGCCCCGGACCAAGCTGTCCGGAGTCGAGGTCGTGTTCACCCGGCTGCATGCCGGCGGCAAGTTCGGCGGCATCTCCTACACCGCCTCCGGCGGCCTGCACGGCGTCGGCGCGTCGGTGATCAACGCGCTGTCCGCCCGGCTCGACGTCGAGGTCGACCGCTCGCCCGCCAAGTGGGGCATGAGCTTCCGCCGCGGCGTGCCGGGCACGTTCGCCGGCGACGGACCGCGGGCGTCCTTCTCCAAGGGGTCGGGGCTGGCCAAGCTCGGCCGGGTCAAGCGGGGGACGACCGGGACGCGGGTGCGCTTCTGGCCCGACCGGCAGATCTTCACCAAGGACGCCACGTTCGTCTTCGACGAGCTCGTCACCCGGGCCCGGCAGACCTCCTTCCTGGTGCCCGGCCTGGAGGTCGTGGTCCGGGACGAGCGCGAGGCCGAGGTCCGCGAGGAGAGCTTCCGGCACGACGGAGGCATCGCGGAGTACTGCGAGTTCCTGGCCACCGACGAGAGCGTCACCGACGTACTGCGGCTGCAGGGCGGCGGTCACTTCACCGAGACCGTCCCGGTGCTCGACGACCAGGGCCACCTCGCCCCGCGCGAGGTCGAGCGTGACCTCGCGGTCGACATCGCGGTGCGGTGGGGCACCGGATACGAGACGGAGATCCGGTCGTTCGTCAACGTCATCTCCACGCCCAAGGGCGGCACGCACGTGCAGGGCTTCGAGCGGGCGCTCGGCGGTACGTTCAACGAGTCGCTCAAGGCGACCCGCGTCCTGCGGGCGAGCGAGCCCGACGTCACCAAGGACGACATCCTCGAGGGGCTCACCGCGGTGGTGACCGTCCGGCTGGCCGAGCCGCAGTTCGAGGGCCAGACCAAGGAGGTGCTCGGCACCCCCGCGGCGGCGAAGATCGTGTCCCAGGTCGTCCGCAAGGAGCTCAAGGCGTTCCTCACCTCCTCCAAGCGGGGTGAGAAGCAGCAGGCGCGCGCGGTGCTGGAGAAGGTCGCCTCGGCTGCCCGGGCCCGGCTCGCTGCCCGCCAGCACCGGGACGCCCAGCGGCGCAAGAACGCCCTGGAGTCCTCGGCGCTGCCGGCGAAGCTCGCCGACTGCCGTTCCTCCTCCGCCGACAACACCGAGCTGTTCATCGTCGAGGGCGACTCCGCGCTCGGCACCGCGAAGCTCGCCCGCAACGCGGAGTTCCAGGCACTTCTGCCGATCCGCGGCAAGATCCTCAACGTCCAGAAGGCGTCCGTCTCGGACATGCTGAAGAACGCCGAGTGCGCGGCCATCATCCAGGTGGTCGGTGCGGGTTCGGGCCGCACGTTCGACCTGGAAGCAGCTCGCTACGGCAAGATCATCTTCATGGCCGACGCCGATTCCGACGGGGCGCACATCCGCTGCCTGCTAGCCACGTTGTTCTGGCGCTACATGCGGCCGCTGGTGGAAGCCGGCCGGGTCTATACCGCCGTGCCACCGCTGCACCGGTTCGAGCTCACCAACCCCAAGAAGGGGCAGAGCAAGTACCTCTACACCTACTCCGACGCGGAGTACCAACGCACCTGCGTCCAGCTGGAGAAGAAGGGCGTGCGCTGGAAGAATCCGCCCCAGCGTTACAAGGGCCTTGGGGAGATGGACGCCGACCAGCTCGCCGAGACCACGATGGACCCCCGCCACCGCACCCTGCGCCGGCTCACCATGGCCGGGGCGGAGGAGGCCGACCGGGTGTTCGACCTGCTGATGGGCAACGACGTGGCACCCCGGCGGGAGTTCCTGGTGGCGAACGCCTACGAGCTGGACGACGCTCGCATCGACGCCTGA
- a CDS encoding glucoamylase family protein gives MARWKHTAVPLLLALSVAAATPALAAERPAAVHHTVRAPVQAADDAGQAEAVTQAGEQSMSSADPPAERRTLLRYARDTWRSFDAMVVPATGLPADYIGGDLAPGTRSGYTSPTNVGGYLWSTVAARDLGVIGAPEADRRVRQTLDTLGRLSFHEPSGMFYNWYDPATGTVLRTWPEDGSVVHPFLSSVDNGWLAAALMVVRSAMPDRAAQAQHLLGRMDFGFFYDPQGRGADFPAGLLRGGFWDEEPPGCSVTGNYRDRGPDVWYTCNHYDILNTEPRIASYVGIALGQIPAKHYYAPYRTFPASCDWSWPEQRPVGFTTSYLGVPVFEGSFTYRGHRFVPTWGGDMFEAMMPAMFVPEERWGPRSWGLNHPAYVQGQIAHGLNDAKYGYWGFSPASDPRGGYAAWGVDAMGMDPTGYPSDLEGTDVDLGYEGCRPAQPAKPFGDGVVTPHASFLALPYAQHAAVDNLQRLERDFDSYGPGGFYDAVAVRSGTVARRYLALDQAMVLGPIGNALSRDDIRGYFSRGEVERAIRPLLARERFSAGRAAGTGR, from the coding sequence ATGGCTCGCTGGAAGCACACCGCCGTCCCACTCCTCTTGGCCCTGTCGGTCGCGGCCGCGACTCCCGCGCTGGCCGCCGAACGGCCCGCCGCCGTTCACCACACCGTGAGGGCTCCTGTCCAGGCAGCCGATGACGCCGGCCAAGCCGAAGCCGTCACCCAGGCCGGGGAGCAGTCCATGAGCAGCGCCGACCCGCCGGCCGAGCGGCGGACCCTCCTGCGCTACGCCCGCGACACCTGGCGTTCCTTCGACGCGATGGTCGTCCCGGCCACCGGGCTGCCGGCGGACTACATCGGCGGCGACCTGGCCCCCGGCACCCGCAGCGGCTACACCTCGCCGACGAACGTCGGCGGCTATCTCTGGAGCACCGTCGCCGCCCGGGACCTGGGCGTGATCGGCGCCCCAGAGGCCGATCGCCGGGTCCGGCAGACGCTGGACACCCTCGGCCGGCTGTCCTTCCACGAGCCGTCCGGCATGTTCTACAACTGGTACGACCCCGCCACCGGCACCGTCCTGCGCACGTGGCCGGAGGACGGCAGCGTCGTCCATCCGTTCCTGTCCTCGGTCGACAACGGCTGGCTCGCCGCCGCCCTCATGGTGGTGCGCAGCGCGATGCCGGACCGTGCGGCCCAGGCCCAGCACCTGCTGGGCCGGATGGACTTCGGGTTCTTCTACGACCCACAGGGCAGAGGCGCCGACTTCCCGGCGGGGCTGCTCCGCGGCGGTTTCTGGGACGAGGAACCACCCGGCTGCTCGGTGACCGGCAACTACCGCGACCGTGGCCCGGACGTCTGGTACACGTGCAACCACTACGACATCCTCAACACCGAACCCAGGATCGCGAGCTACGTCGGCATCGCGCTGGGGCAGATCCCGGCGAAGCACTACTACGCTCCCTACCGCACCTTCCCGGCCAGCTGCGACTGGAGCTGGCCGGAGCAGCGGCCGGTCGGCTTCACCACCAGCTACCTCGGGGTGCCGGTGTTCGAGGGCTCGTTCACCTACCGCGGGCATCGGTTCGTTCCGACCTGGGGCGGCGACATGTTCGAGGCGATGATGCCGGCGATGTTCGTGCCGGAGGAGCGCTGGGGACCGCGCAGCTGGGGCCTCAACCACCCGGCGTACGTCCAGGGTCAGATCGCACACGGGCTGAACGACGCGAAGTACGGATACTGGGGCTTCTCCCCCGCCAGCGACCCCCGAGGCGGATACGCGGCGTGGGGCGTGGATGCCATGGGAATGGACCCCACCGGCTACCCCTCCGACCTGGAGGGCACCGACGTCGACCTCGGCTACGAGGGCTGCCGGCCAGCCCAACCGGCCAAGCCCTTCGGGGACGGCGTGGTGACCCCCCATGCGTCGTTCCTCGCCCTGCCGTACGCCCAGCACGCGGCGGTGGACAACCTCCAGCGGCTGGAACGCGACTTCGACTCCTACGGCCCGGGCGGCTTCTACGACGCGGTGGCAGTACGCAGTGGAACGGTCGCGCGGAGGTACCTCGCGCTGGACCAGGCGATGGTTCTCGGCCCGATCGGCAACGCGCTGAGCCGCGACGACATCCGGGGGTACTTCTCCCGCGGGGAGGTCGAACGCGCGATCCGGCCGCTGCTGGCACGGGAGCGCTTTAGCGCCGGACGAGCCGCCGGCACGGGCAGGTGA
- a CDS encoding RNA polymerase sigma factor codes for MSPEKGAGAGGDTGQAPAEEGFVLAEGDDADEPEQQVLVAGATADPVKDYLKLIGRVSLLNAEQEVELAKRIEAGLFAEEKLGGDAGPPPEDLVAEYEWLAEDGRLAKNHLLEANLRLVVSLAKRYTGRGMGFLDLIQEGNLGLIRAVEKFDYSKGYKFSTYATWWIRQAITRAMADQARTIRIPVHMVEVINKLARVQRQMLQDLGRAATPEELAKELDMTPEKVIEVQKYGREPISLHTPLGDDGGSEFGDLIEDSEAVVPADAVAFRLLQEQVYSVLETLSEREAGVVSLRFGLGDGQPKTLDEIGKVYGVTRERIRQIESKTMSKLRHPSRSQVLRDYLDLT; via the coding sequence GTGAGCCCGGAGAAGGGTGCGGGGGCCGGCGGCGACACCGGGCAGGCGCCCGCGGAGGAGGGCTTCGTTCTGGCCGAGGGTGACGACGCCGACGAGCCCGAGCAGCAGGTGCTGGTCGCCGGTGCCACGGCCGACCCGGTGAAGGACTACCTCAAGCTGATCGGCCGGGTCTCCCTGCTGAACGCCGAGCAGGAGGTGGAGCTGGCCAAGCGGATCGAGGCCGGCCTGTTCGCCGAGGAGAAGCTTGGCGGTGACGCCGGGCCCCCACCCGAGGACCTCGTCGCGGAGTACGAATGGCTGGCCGAGGACGGCCGCCTCGCCAAGAACCACCTGCTGGAGGCCAACCTCCGCCTGGTGGTGTCGCTGGCCAAGCGCTACACCGGCCGCGGCATGGGCTTCCTGGATCTGATCCAGGAGGGCAACCTCGGGTTGATCCGTGCGGTGGAGAAGTTCGACTACTCCAAGGGCTACAAGTTTTCCACGTACGCGACCTGGTGGATCCGGCAGGCGATCACCCGCGCGATGGCCGACCAGGCCCGCACCATCCGCATCCCGGTGCACATGGTCGAGGTGATCAACAAGCTCGCCCGGGTCCAGCGGCAGATGCTGCAGGACCTCGGCCGGGCGGCCACCCCGGAGGAGCTGGCCAAGGAGCTCGACATGACCCCGGAGAAGGTCATCGAGGTCCAGAAGTACGGCCGGGAGCCGATCTCGCTGCACACCCCGCTCGGTGACGACGGGGGCTCGGAGTTCGGTGACCTGATCGAGGACTCCGAGGCCGTGGTGCCGGCCGACGCGGTGGCGTTCCGGCTGTTGCAGGAGCAGGTCTACTCCGTCCTCGAAACCCTGTCCGAACGCGAGGCGGGCGTGGTGTCGCTGCGCTTCGGCCTGGGCGACGGTCAGCCGAAGACGCTGGACGAGATCGGCAAGGTCTACGGCGTGACGCGCGAGCGGATCCGCCAGATCGAGTCCAAGACGATGTCCAAGTTGCGGCATCCGTCCCGGTCGCAGGTGCTCCGCGACTACCTCGACCTCACCTGA
- a CDS encoding RNA polymerase sigma factor — MSSRTSRNAQLLDSPEVQRLVDQGRERGHVTAEEVRGACEEVGIDKTQWAHLLRYLGEEGVTVSVDSTTQTTRKRVAAAASRRAAAVTQSAAAPAKPAAPAHKTRRVKEAPTTPPAAATVAPVGDVAQPGGRLAEVAEPTEADLAAEVPADADDTAAVSRPAAKRAGAKTAKKAAGAKGKKAAAGKAGGDDAAGTEGEADLEVEFNAELEEEGFVLSEGDDADEPEQQVLVAGATADPVKDYLKQIGKVPLLNAEQEVELAKRIEAGLFAEEKLGGEAGAPPAELVTEFEWIAEDGHKAKNHLLEANLRLVVSLAKRYTGRGMLFLDLIQEGNLGLIRAVEKFDYTKGYKFSTYATWWIRQAITRAMADQARTIRIPVHMVEVINKLARVQRQMLQDLGREPTPEELAKELDMTPEKVIEVQKYGREPISLHTPLGEDGDSEFGDLIEDSEAIVPADAVSFTLLQEQLHAVLDTLSEREAGVVSMRFGLTDGQPKTLDEIGKVYGVTRERIRQIESKTMSKLRHPSRSQVLRDYLD; from the coding sequence GTGTCGTCCCGCACGTCCCGGAATGCCCAGCTTCTTGACAGCCCGGAAGTCCAACGTCTCGTCGACCAAGGTCGCGAGCGTGGGCACGTCACCGCCGAGGAGGTGCGTGGCGCTTGTGAGGAAGTCGGGATCGACAAGACCCAATGGGCTCACCTGCTGCGGTACCTCGGTGAGGAAGGTGTGACCGTGTCGGTCGACTCCACAACTCAGACGACCCGCAAGCGGGTGGCCGCGGCCGCCTCTCGCCGGGCCGCCGCTGTCACCCAGAGCGCCGCGGCCCCCGCCAAGCCGGCCGCTCCGGCCCACAAGACCCGCAGGGTCAAGGAAGCCCCCACCACGCCGCCGGCCGCTGCCACGGTGGCCCCCGTCGGTGACGTGGCCCAGCCCGGCGGGCGGCTCGCAGAGGTGGCCGAGCCCACCGAGGCCGATCTCGCCGCCGAGGTTCCCGCCGACGCCGACGACACCGCAGCGGTGTCCCGGCCTGCGGCGAAGCGTGCCGGTGCCAAGACCGCCAAGAAGGCGGCCGGGGCCAAGGGCAAGAAGGCCGCGGCCGGCAAGGCCGGTGGCGACGACGCCGCCGGGACCGAGGGCGAGGCGGATCTCGAGGTCGAGTTCAACGCCGAGCTGGAGGAGGAGGGGTTCGTCCTCTCCGAGGGTGACGACGCCGACGAGCCCGAGCAGCAGGTGCTGGTCGCCGGTGCCACCGCCGACCCGGTGAAGGACTACCTCAAGCAGATCGGCAAGGTCCCCCTGCTGAACGCCGAGCAGGAGGTGGAGCTGGCCAAGCGGATCGAGGCCGGCCTGTTCGCCGAGGAGAAGCTCGGCGGCGAGGCCGGAGCTCCTCCGGCGGAGCTGGTGACCGAGTTCGAGTGGATCGCCGAGGACGGCCACAAGGCCAAGAACCACCTGCTGGAGGCCAACCTCCGCCTGGTGGTGTCGCTGGCCAAGCGCTATACCGGCCGCGGAATGCTCTTCCTCGACCTGATCCAGGAGGGCAACCTCGGCCTCATCCGTGCGGTCGAGAAGTTCGACTACACCAAGGGCTACAAGTTCTCCACGTACGCCACCTGGTGGATCCGGCAGGCGATCACCCGCGCGATGGCCGACCAGGCCCGCACCATCCGCATCCCGGTGCACATGGTCGAGGTGATCAACAAGCTCGCCCGGGTCCAGCGGCAGATGCTGCAGGACCTCGGCCGCGAGCCCACCCCGGAGGAGCTGGCCAAGGAGCTCGACATGACCCCGGAGAAGGTCATCGAGGTCCAGAAGTACGGCCGGGAGCCGATCTCCCTGCACACCCCGCTGGGCGAGGACGGTGACTCTGAGTTCGGTGACCTGATCGAGGACTCCGAGGCGATCGTTCCGGCCGACGCGGTCTCGTTCACGCTCCTGCAGGAGCAGTTGCACGCCGTTCTGGACACGCTCAGTGAACGCGAGGCCGGCGTGGTCTCCATGCGGTTCGGGCTCACCGACGGTCAGCCGAAGACGCTGGACGAGATCGGCAAGGTCTACGGCGTGACGCGCGAGCGGATCCGCCAGATCGAGTCCAAGACGATGTCCAAGTTGCGGCATCCGTCCCGGTCGCAGGTACTCCGCGACTATCTCGACTGA
- a CDS encoding universal stress protein yields the protein MSAIVVGYVDKPEGRAALRRAATEAKLRQARLVVVNAQAAGSQGGPEADEAVAGVRAELDAHGLGYEYRELGQGAEPADDLIAVADEVSADFIVIGLRRRSPVGKLILGSNAQRILLDASCPVLAVKADPDV from the coding sequence ATGTCGGCGATCGTCGTCGGATACGTCGACAAGCCGGAAGGCCGTGCCGCCCTCCGCCGTGCCGCCACCGAGGCCAAACTCCGCCAGGCCAGACTCGTCGTCGTCAACGCCCAGGCTGCCGGCTCCCAGGGCGGTCCGGAGGCCGACGAGGCCGTGGCGGGCGTCCGTGCCGAGTTGGACGCGCACGGGCTCGGCTACGAATACCGCGAGCTGGGGCAGGGCGCCGAGCCGGCCGACGACCTGATCGCGGTCGCCGACGAGGTGTCCGCCGACTTCATCGTGATCGGTCTTCGCCGGCGTTCGCCGGTAGGAAAGTTGATTCTGGGCAGCAACGCCCAGCGAATTCTTCTGGACGCGTCGTGTCCGGTGCTGGCGGTCAAGGCCGACCCCGACGTGTGA